In bacterium, the genomic window ACGATCATGACTGGCTCCCCTGGCACTGCTGTTTCAGTTGCGCCGCATGGATCGGCGTGGGCCCGAGGGCGCGCACCTTCTCCACGAACTCCGTGCAGATCTGCGCCCAGCGCGGGCCCATCGCCGCCGAGAGATTGAACATCTCCAGCCGGTCCGGGTCGATGCCGAGCTTCTTCAGGAGCGTCTTCACGTACTCGATCCTTCTCGCCGCGAACGCATTACCTTCCAGGTAATGGCATTGTCCCTTGAGTCAGCCGGCGACGAAGACGCCGTCGACCCCCCTCTCGAACGCCCGCAGCAGGTGCATGTGGTCGAGCTTGCCGGTGCAG contains:
- a CDS encoding hydrogenase iron-sulfur subunit — its product is MEAKQPVPVGWEPNVIAFACHYCAFAAADLAGVMRLSYPPNVKVIRLPCTGKLDHMHLLRAFERGVDGVFVAGULKGQCHYLEGNAFAARRIEYVKTLLKKLGIDPDRLEMFNLSAAMGPRWAQICTEFVEKVRALGPTPIHAAQLKQQCQGSQS